The Eulemur rufifrons isolate Redbay chromosome 3, OSU_ERuf_1, whole genome shotgun sequence DNA segment GAAAGCAATCAAATGAAACATTTTGAGATACTTAGgcagatgatacttagaaaaaaatatacacgctagaatataatttcatttatatactgAGAGTAGGAATCTTGTTGGCCTTATAGATCCTTGTactcccatctttaaaaatgtgactAGGACATAGTTcgtaagtgtttgttgaatgtatatatggatggatgaatggatggatttaGCAATCATTTTTGCCAACATATCATGTTACTAGGTTAACATAGTCTATTATTGTAGTAAAAGAGCAGGGCCCCATTAATGAAAGAAGTATTTATAAACTGTAGAGTTTTTAAGTTTGAACTCAGTGGTAAAAATTTGTAAAcctaatgtaaataaaaaaaccaaatgtGCAATTATCCATAGCTGTCATACATTTGTGTCTTATAGGCAAAAGGGCGAACCACCTCTAGAGAATGGGTTGATTCCATTCCTGGGCTGTGCTCTGCAATTTGGTGCCAATCCTCTTGAGTTCCTAAGAGCAAATCAAAGGAAACATGGTCATGTTTTTACCTGCAAACTAATGGGAAATTATGTACACTTCATCACAAATCCCTTGTCATACCATAAGGTGTTGTgtcatggaaaatattttgattggAAAAAATTTCACTTTGCTACTTCTGCAAAGGTAACCAGTTTTGTATGTATACAGcaatctgtttttttccctacCTTTTTATATGCCAGTCTATTTAGTAATTTTGATGTACTTAGACTTAAAGATAGAGGTGTTGAAGAAAATTATCCTTATGTGGAGATtcatagaaacataaataaatcaaattagaCATAGCTTCTTTGtattaatcattaaaaaatcaaaatagttatAGATTTGTCATTTGTTAATCAGCTAATGAGGGTGAAATAAAGGTTAAATCCTTTGCTGAGCCAGATGAAACTGTAGGAGGAAGAGAGATACAAATTGGTCACATCCAGAGAGTCTACACAGCATCCAGAGTGCATGTGGTGGAAAACCTAACATTTCATGACTGTTTTTTACCACACTCATGCCACACACATGCTCCATTTTGTTAAGGAGTTGGCCAGATAATTCAGCATCACTTAGATGTAGCCTAAGAAGCTCtatgatagagaaaaaaattaatcaatactTACTGAGTTTCTGCAAAGAAATATTAGACATGGTCTTTGCCACTAAAGCTTAAAGTTTGGTTAAAATACATCTATGAAGAGTATAAAAAAGAACtaaccatttaaaaacattatcaatGAGCTAATGTGCAAATAGTGTGCAAATAAATTCAATAGCataagaaatagacaaattgagTGGTCCAGGGAGTTTCACTGGAAAACTGGAATTTAAACTTGGCCCTAAAAGAAAGGTATGATTTGGCCATTTATTTGTAAAGTACTAGGAAATTGGATGTGGGAAGGCCAATTTCCCTTTTTTGACAAGTAGGGAATCATGAAAGTATCTAGTCGATTCTTCAGTCATTTACTAGCACTAGGTGAggtttaacttctttttttcacGTTTTATTTGCTGTCAGGCATTTGGACACAGAAGCATTGACCCAAGTGATGGAAATACCAGTGAAAACATAAACGACACTTTCACCAGAACCCTGCAAGGCGATGCCTTGAATTCCCTCACGGACACCATGATGGAAAACCTCCAGCTTATCATGAGACCTCCGGTCCTACCCGAGTCAAAGGGCGCTGCCTGGGTGACGGAAGGGATGTATTCCTTCTGCTACCGAGTGATGTTTGAAGCCGGGTATTTGACTCTCTTTGGCAGAGATCTTGCGAGGCAAGACTCACAAAGAGCACATATTCTAAACAACCTCGACAACTTCAAGCACTTTGACAAAGTCTTTCCGGCCCTGGTAGCAGGCCTCCCCATTCGCATGTTCCAGAAGGCGCACAAAGCGCGGGAAAGGCTGGCGGAGGGCTTGAAGCACGAGAACCTCCGGCAGAGGGACAGCGTGTCGGACCTAGTCAGCCTGCGCATGCTGCTCAATGACACGGTGTCCACCTTCGACGACCTGGAGAAGGCCAAGACGCACCTCGCGATCCTCTGGGCGTCGCAAGCAAACACCATTCCGGCGACTTTCTGGAGCTTATTTCAAATGATTAGGTGACTAGGAACctacctgtttctttctttccttttttcctctttctttaaccattttaacttaaaaaaaaaaaaagagtcatagTACTTTCTCATGTGATCAATCATGAATGTAGCACTTACGCTTGTAAGTGTTTAGCATGTATCGGCTCATTTATCCCCACAAAACTATCGGTAGCTGTGGTAAGCGTGTTTTGCAGAATCAAGGACAGTCCCAGAGAAAGGACGTCCTCCAAGCCACAGAGCTCCACGTGCTGGCAGCAGGTCAGTTCAGGCCAGCTGGCCCGGAGCCGTTGCTCTTAACCCCGCGCTGTTCCTCATGTCGCTGACTGAGGTCTGCGAATGCAGTCCTCAcaatcataaaaatacatttaagtgaCTACTGACTTCAGGGCAAGGATCAGGGCGGTGCCAGTGCCGTATTCATTTGTGCATTCACAGTTTGTTTTTTTGCTCAATTAGTAATTGTTGTCTTACTGTTTATTTGACCAACTGTGATAGCTATGAATCAATCATAATCTATCATTATTGTTAAGAGATTTAGCTaggttttgccttttaaaattgtgtGTAACAAAACAATTGTATATAACATGTATTTTGCATAGCATGATTTCTTTCCAAAGTGTTAGTCTTTtgggaatttgaaattaaaatggttTATTGAATTATTCCAATTAAATTGGATGTTTTGTATGAGGTAGACACAAAATTACTATTCCATAGGATTGGGAATGCCAAATTTCTGTTGATGGCtgatgattttatataaaaaatattaaaatttaattacatttataaaaaccaTTATTAATT contains these protein-coding regions:
- the CYP7A1 gene encoding cytochrome P450 7A1, which gives rise to MMTMSLVWGIVAAVCCCLWLILGMRRRQKGEPPLENGLIPFLGCALQFGANPLEFLRANQRKHGHVFTCKLMGNYVHFITNPLSYHKVLCHGKYFDWKKFHFATSAKAFGHRSIDPSDGNTSENINDTFTRTLQGDALNSLTDTMMENLQLIMRPPVLPESKGAAWVTEGMYSFCYRVMFEAGYLTLFGRDLARQDSQRAHILNNLDNFKHFDKVFPALVAGLPIRMFQKAHKARERLAEGLKHENLRQRDSVSDLVSLRMLLNDTVSTFDDLEKAKTHLAILWASQANTIPATFWSLFQMIRNPEAMKAATEEVNNTLENAGQKISFEGSPICLNRMQLNDLPVLDSIIKESLRLSSASLNIRTAKEDFTLHLEDGSYNIRKDDIIALYPQLMHLDPDIYPDPLTFKYDRYLDENGKTKTTFYSNGLKLKYYYMPFGSGATICPGRLFAVYEIKQFLILMLSYFELELVDHHVRCPPLDQSRAGLGILPPLNDIEFKYKFKHL